The Roseomonas haemaphysalidis genome segment AGATTGGGCGCGACCTGCGGCAGGATGGCGTAGCGGCACGCCTGCACCCAGTTGGCGCCGGACGCGCGCAGCCCTTCCCAGGCGCGCAGCTCGGTGTTCTCGATCACCTCGGAAAACAGCTTCCCCAGCGCGCCCACGGTGTGAAAGAAGATCGCCAGGATGCCGGCCAGCGGGCCGATGCCGAAGGCCCACACGAAGATCAGCGCGTAGACGATCTCGGGCACTGTGCGCATCGCCTCCAGCCCGCGGCGCGTCAGCAGGTTCAGCCCGCGCGTGGGGGCGATGTTGCGCGCGGCGGGAAAGGCTAGCAGCAGCGCCACGACGGCGCCCCCCAGCGTCGCCAGCGCCGCCATCTGCGAGGTCTGCAACAGCAGCCAGGCCCAGTCGTCCAGCCGGTAGAACCAGAAGGCGATGCTGCCTTCCGTCCCCGGCCCGCTCAGCAGCGCGTCCCAGCGCAGCGCGGGCACCAGCTTGTGGAAATACTCGCCCACGCGCGGCAGCCCGGCCGCCAGCGTGGAAGGATAGAATTCGCTGACCCGGGCCGCGGCCCAAAGGCAGATGGCCAGCAGCGCCAGGCTGACCAGCGTGGCTAGCCGCCGTTGCCGGCGGGCGGCCCGGAAGGCGGCCTCGCCGCGCGCCAGCAGCGCGCTGTCGGCGGTGGTGGCGCTCATCGCAACACTCTCATGGGCTATTCACGGCGGCGTCGCGCCGCCGCCTCCTCGCGTCGCATCTCGATGAAGATCTCGAAGTCCTGTTGCCGGCCCTCGCGGTATCCGGTGCCCGGCCCGCGCGTGATCTGCTGGTAGATGTCGGCATGCGCCTTGGGCAGGCCGAGGTAGAACTGCTTCAGGTCCTCCTTGGCCGCCGCCGGCAGGTCCGCCCGCACCGTGATGGGCCCGGTGACGATCGGCTCGCTGGTCCAGACGATGCGGATGTCGCGCATGTCCAGCATGCCCTTCTGCACCATCGCGCGCAGGTTGCCGCGGGAAAAGCCTTCCGCCGGGTCGCCGAGCCCGGAGGCCCAGGTCATGCAGGCGTCGTACTGCTTCTGCAGCACCGCCACCACGCCCTGCTCGTGCCCGCCCGCGAAGCCGGTGCGGCTGAAATAGGTGGCGACATCCACCCCCTGCCGCCGCAGCGCCACGCGCGGCACCAGATAGCCGGACGAGGAATTGACGTCCGCCCAGGCGAGCGAGCGCCCCTTCATGCCCGCGAAGTCCATGATGCCGCTGTCGGCGCGCACCACCATCACGGCACGGTAGTCGATGGAGCCGTCGGCCTCCTCCGGGATCACCAGCGGCTCCACGCCACCATTGGTGTCCATCCAGGCCGCCGCATAAGCAGTGGAGCCGAGCGAGGCCACCTCCACCTGCCGCGCCCCGAAGGCCTGCACCGCGCCCGCGTAGTCGCTGGCCGGCATCACCCGCACCGGCACGCCAAAGGTCGCCTCCAGCAGGGCGCGATAGTTCTCGAACCGCACCAGCCGGTCCGCCTCGTTCTCGCCGCCCAGCAGCGCGATGCGGATCTGCGGCACCTCGGCCGCCCAGTCCCGGCGCCCCGCCTGCGGAAAGGCGACGTCGGCATCCGCCGTCCGCCGCACGCGCGGCGCCTGCGCGCGCGCAACGGCCGGGGCCAGCGCGGCAGCGGCGGCAAGGGACAGGAACGGACGGCGGGCGATCAGCGGCATGACACTCGGCACTTCCTCAGGCGCGCCCCATGCGCGCGAGGGATCAGGTTAGGCACGCCCCCGGGCCGCAACCAGCAGGGGCTGCGGGCGGCTGGGTTGCGCTGGTCGCGACAAGGGACAGGCCAGGGGGCGCCGCCCCCTGGACCCCCGCCGGGGTGGTTGAAGCACCCCGGACCCCGACAGCTGTTTTGTATCCTGCCCCGGGGGTCGGTGACCCCCGGGGACTGCCTGCTCGGCGCGGGTGGCCTTTATTCTTGAAAAAGTCAGCAAGCGCCGCTGTTCATCCTGAAAGCCCGAAACTGCTTCCAGAAGCCGAGGTCCGGGGTGGCTCGGCCACCCCGGCGGGGCTTCAGGGGCAGCGCCCCTGGCCCACCCCCCAGGCCTCAGGTCCGCCGGCGGCGCTCGGCGGCTTCCTCGCGGCGCAGCTGCACGATCGGCTCGAACTGCGCGTGGGTGACGCGGGCGTAGCCCAGCCCGCCGCCGCGCTCGATCGCCTCGTAGATCGCCGGGTGGGCGGAGGGCAGCGCCAGGTGGAAGTCGGTGAAGTCGGTCTTGAACGCCGCCGGCAGGTCGGTGCGCACCACCAGCGGGCCGTTCAGGATGGGGCGCGACGTCCAGATGATGCGCATGTCGTTCATGTTCAGCATGCCCTTCTCCACCATCGCGCGCAGGTTGCCGCGGGTGAAGCCCTGGGCCTCGTCGCCCTGGCCCGAGGCCCAGGTGACGGCGGCGTCGTACTGCTTCTGCTGCACCGCCACCACCGCCTGCTCGTGCCCGCCGGCGAAGCCGGTGCGGGAGAAGAAGCTGTTGATGTCGATGCCGTTGCCGCGCAGCTCGGAGCGCGGCACCAGGTAGCCGGAGGTGGAGTTGGGGTCGGCCCAGGCCAGGGAATGGCCCTTCATCTGGTCCAGGCTGGCGATGCCGCTGTCCTTGCGGGTGATCATCACCGAGACGTAGGAGATCGAGCCGTCCTTTTCGCGCGGCACCACCAGCGGCTCCACGCCGCCGTTGGTGTCGAGCCAGGTGCCGGCATAGCCCGAGGCGCCCATGGAGGAGGCCTCGATCTGCTTGGCCGCGAAGGCCTGCATCACGCCGGAATAATCGGCCGCCGGATACAGGCGGGTGGGCACCTGAAAGGTGTCCTCGATCAGCTTGCGGTAGGCGTCGAAGCGCCCCAGCCGGTCGCCCTCGTTCTCGCCGCCCAGCAGGCCGAGGCGGATCTGCGGCACCTGCTCGGCCCAGGCGCGCTTGCCGGCGGCGGGCATGGCGGTCGTGTTCTGGGGAGCGGCGCCCTGGGCGCGCAGGGCGGCGGGCAGCATCAGGGAGCCGGCCGCGAGCGCGGCCAGGGAACGGCGGGTGATCATGGGGTCTGTCTCCAGCGAAAGCGTGGGTTCAGGCGGGCAATGGCGCGGCGAGCGGTGCCGTCGGGGTGAGGCGCGCGCCCATCTCGGGCGAGGCTTCGAACTCGTCCTCGGACACGCCGTAGATGTCGCGCACCCGCGCCGCCGTCAGGCCGGCGGGCGGGCCGTCGAACATCACGCGCCCGGCCTGCATCGCGACAATGCGGTCGCAGTAATGCCGGGCGGTGTCCAGGTGGTGCAGGTTGCACAGCACGGTGATGCCGTCGCGCTGGTTCACGTCGCGCAGCGCCTCCATCACCACCTGCGCGTTGCGCGGGTCCAGGCTGGCGATCGGCTCGTCGGCCAGGATGATCTTGGGCTGCTGCAACAGCGCGCGGGCGATGGCCACGCGCTGCTGCTGGCCGCCGGACAGCGTGTCCGCCCGCTGCAGCGCCTGCCCGTCCAGGTCAAAGCGCGCCAGCGCGGACAGCGCCATGGCCCGCTCGGCGGCCGAGAAATGCTTGAACAGCGTGGCCAGCGTGCCGCCCCAGCCGCGCCGGTGGTTCAGCCGGCCCACCAGCACGTTGGTCAGCACGTCCAGCCGCTGCACCAGGTTGAACTGCTGGAAGATCATGGCGCAGTCGGTGCGCCAGTCGCGCAGCGCCTGCCCGCTCAGCGCCGAGACCTCGGTGCCGTCGTGCAGGATGCGGCCCTCGCTCGGCTCCGCCAGCCGGTTGACCATGCGCAGCAGGGTGGACTTGCCGGCACCCGAGCGACCGATGACACCGACCATCTGGCCGGCCGGAACGGACAGGCTGACCCCGTCCACCGCCACCTTGTCGCCGAACCGGCGCGTGAGACCCTCAAGCTGCAGCATCGACCGCCCTTCGTGTTGGCCCGGCATATAGAGGCCCCCCGTGACAGACGGATGACCGGCGCATGACATCCTGATGTGCGGCACCGGCCAGGGAAACCAAATCCCGCCACGCCCCGGCCCCAGCCTGCCGCGGCCGTGGCTCGCGGCGGCGGCCGGCGCCACAGGCCACCCGCCGGAATCCGGCGGCGCCGGAGCAGGCAGTGCCGGGCCGGGCCGCTAGCGCACCGTGCCCAGCAGCAGCAGCACCACACCGCCGACGATCGCCAGCGCGCCCGCCACCTCCTGCCGCTTCAGCGTTTCCTTCAGGTAGAAGCGGCTGAACAACAGCGTGAACACGATCTCCACCTGCCCCAGCGCGCGCACCATGGCGACCGGCGCCAGCGCGAAGCCGGAAAACCAACAGGCCGAGCCGCAGGCGGACAGCGCCCCCACCGGCAGGCTGCTGCGCCAGCTGCGGAACACGGCGCGGAACTGCTCGGGCTCGCGCCACGCCAGCCAGGCACCTTGCATCACGGTCTGCATGGCATTGGCCACGCACAGCGTCACCAGCGCCCGCAGCACCGGGTCGGGGTGGTCCAGCGCCAGGTTGGCGGACTTGATGAAGATGGAAGTGAGCGCGAAGCCCGTGCCGGCGCCGAAGCCGCACAGCGCCGCCGGCTGCACCGTGGCGCGCAGCAGCGCCATGCCGCTGAGGTTGCGCCCGGCGAGCGAGAGATACAGCACGCCCCCCACCCCCACCGCGATGCCGAGCGCCGACAGCCACGACACCCGCTCCCCCAGCAGGATCAGCGCCAGCACCGCGCCCTGCACCGCCTCCGTCTTGGAATAGGCGGTGCCGACCGCGAAGCCGCGCGGCCCGAAGGACATGATCAGCAGGTTGGTGCCGATGATCTGCCCCAGCCCGCCCAGCGCCGCCCAGCCCAGAAACGCCCCGCCGCCGATGGCCGGCAGCCCCTGCCCCGTGCCCAGCGCGTAGCCGCCCAGCAGCAGCAGCCCGAAGGGCACGCCGTAGAGATAGCGCACCACCCCCGCGCCATTGACCGACAGCGTGCCCCGCAGCCGCTGCTGCAAGGCGGTGCGCCAGCACTGGAACAGGGCGGCGGACAGGGTGGCGGCAATCCAAAGCGGCATGGGCGGGTCCGGGCAAACGCGTGCGCAGGCTGGCCGCTGCGCCGGCCGGTGTCGAGGGGGGTTCCCTTGGCACGCGGCGGCGTGCAGCCTGTGCGGGCTTCGCCCCGACAGGACCCCTTTCCATGCTGCTGCTCATTCCCGGCCCCGTGCAAACCCGCCCCGACGTGCGGGCCGCCATGGCCGTGGACATCGCCCCCTGGGACAACGACTTCAAAGCCCGCTACGCCGCCATCCGCGACACGGTGCGCGACATCGCCGGCGGCGTCGCGGGGGAGCACGCCTGCCTGCCGCTGCAGGGCGCCGGCCACTTCATCACGGAAGCCGCCATCCGCACCTTCGTGCCGGCGGGGCGCAAGCTGCTGGTGGTGATGAACGGCTCCTACGCCGAGCGCATGGCCCGCCTGGCGCGCGAGGCGGGGCGCGAGGTGGTGGCGCTCGCCGTGCCCGACTTCCGCAGCGTCACGCCGGGGGAAGTCGCCGACGCCCTGGCCGCCGACCCGGCCATCGGCCATGTGGGCGTGGTGTATTCGGAAACCGGCAGCGGCATCGTCAACGACGTGGTGGCGCTGGGTGCTGCGGTGCGCGCGGCCGGCCGGCGCATGATCGTGGACGCCGTTTCCGCCTTCGGCGCCCTGCCCTTCGACCTCAAGGCGCAGCCGGAGGTGGACGCGGTGGTCTTCACCTCCAACAAATGCATCGAGGGCCTGCCCGGCATCGCCTTCGCGGTGTCGCCCATCGCGCGCGTGCTGGAATGCGCCGGCAATGCCGGCTCCTGGTCCTTTGACCTGTCGGACGTCTATGCCACGGCCATGAAGGCGGGCTGGGGCTCCTTCCGCTTCACGCCGCCGGTGCAGGCGCTGCACGCCTTCGGCGTGGCGCTGGACATCTTTCAAAAGGAAGGCGGCCAGCCCGCGCGCCTGGCCCGCTACCGCGAAAACGCCCGGCTGCTGCATGAGGGCGTGCAGGCGCTGGGCATGCGCCCCTACCTCGACTGGGCGCACCAGGGGCCCATCATCGTCACGGTGCACCAGCCCGCCGACCCCGCCTTCACGCTGCTCGACTTCGTCGAGCGGCTGAAGAAGCATGGCGTGCTGATCAGCAACTTCCACAACACCCCCGTGCCCAGCCTGCGCATCGGCTGCATCGGCGACGTGCATGCCGACGACATCCGCTTCGCGCTCTGCGCCATCGGCACGGTGCTGGACGAGATGGGCGTGGCGCGGCGGCAAGCGGCGTAAGGCAGGGCCGGGGCGCGAATTCCCCGGCCCCCCCCCCGACCTTCTCCTCCGCCCACACGACACCGTGAACGGTCCCGGTCCCGCGCTGCCACGTTAGGGTTTCTGGACGCCGCCGTGCCTGCCCCCGCGCCGCGTCCCAGAGCCGAGGAACGACGCAGCATGGCTGACCAGCGCCCCCCCATCCGCTACAGCGACAGCATCGAAACCCGGCCGGAAGGCGAGGACAGGGCGATCGAGGGCATCATCGCCTCCATGACGCAGGAAACGCGCACGGTGGCGGAGCGCGAAAAGCACGCCGTGCGCGCCTCGCACGCCAAGGCCAGCGCCGTGCTGAAGGGGACGCTGACCGTGCTGGACGGCCTGCCGCCGGAGCTGCGCCAGGGCCTGTTCGCCAACCCCGGCCGCCACGACGTCGCGGTGCGGCTGGCGCAGGGGCCGGGCGAGGACCTGGACGACAGCGTTTCCACCCACCGCGGCATGGCCATCAAGGTCTTCGGCGTCGAGGGCGAGAAGCTGCCCGGCCATGAGAACGGCCAAACGCAGGACTTCGTGCTGGCCACCGGCCCGGTGTTCCCCAATGCCGACGCCGCCGGCTTTCTGACCGCCATCAAGGGGCTGGAAAAGGGCGCCGGCATGCCGCAGGGCGTCAAGGCCGCCGTTTCCACGGTGGCTGGCGCCGTCAACAAGGTCGTCAAGGCGGTGACGGGCGGCGACAGCCCGCTGCTGGACTTCTTCGGC includes the following:
- the phnE gene encoding phosphonate ABC transporter, permease protein PhnE, which encodes MSATTADSALLARGEAAFRAARRQRRLATLVSLALLAICLWAAARVSEFYPSTLAAGLPRVGEYFHKLVPALRWDALLSGPGTEGSIAFWFYRLDDWAWLLLQTSQMAALATLGGAVVALLLAFPAARNIAPTRGLNLLTRRGLEAMRTVPEIVYALIFVWAFGIGPLAGILAIFFHTVGALGKLFSEVIENTELRAWEGLRASGANWVQACRYAILPQVAPNLISYALLRFEINVRGASVIGFVGAGGIGQELNLVISSNYYEEISAIIVLIILTVFVIDMVSERLRHRVIGAEAH
- the phnD gene encoding phosphate/phosphite/phosphonate ABC transporter substrate-binding protein — its product is MPLIARRPFLSLAAAAALAPAVARAQAPRVRRTADADVAFPQAGRRDWAAEVPQIRIALLGGENEADRLVRFENYRALLEATFGVPVRVMPASDYAGAVQAFGARQVEVASLGSTAYAAAWMDTNGGVEPLVIPEEADGSIDYRAVMVVRADSGIMDFAGMKGRSLAWADVNSSSGYLVPRVALRRQGVDVATYFSRTGFAGGHEQGVVAVLQKQYDACMTWASGLGDPAEGFSRGNLRAMVQKGMLDMRDIRIVWTSEPIVTGPITVRADLPAAAKEDLKQFYLGLPKAHADIYQQITRGPGTGYREGRQQDFEIFIEMRREEAAARRRRE
- the phnD gene encoding phosphate/phosphite/phosphonate ABC transporter substrate-binding protein; translation: MITRRSLAALAAGSLMLPAALRAQGAAPQNTTAMPAAGKRAWAEQVPQIRLGLLGGENEGDRLGRFDAYRKLIEDTFQVPTRLYPAADYSGVMQAFAAKQIEASSMGASGYAGTWLDTNGGVEPLVVPREKDGSISYVSVMITRKDSGIASLDQMKGHSLAWADPNSTSGYLVPRSELRGNGIDINSFFSRTGFAGGHEQAVVAVQQKQYDAAVTWASGQGDEAQGFTRGNLRAMVEKGMLNMNDMRIIWTSRPILNGPLVVRTDLPAAFKTDFTDFHLALPSAHPAIYEAIERGGGLGYARVTHAQFEPIVQLRREEAAERRRRT
- the phnC gene encoding phosphonate ABC transporter ATP-binding protein, producing the protein MLQLEGLTRRFGDKVAVDGVSLSVPAGQMVGVIGRSGAGKSTLLRMVNRLAEPSEGRILHDGTEVSALSGQALRDWRTDCAMIFQQFNLVQRLDVLTNVLVGRLNHRRGWGGTLATLFKHFSAAERAMALSALARFDLDGQALQRADTLSGGQQQRVAIARALLQQPKIILADEPIASLDPRNAQVVMEALRDVNQRDGITVLCNLHHLDTARHYCDRIVAMQAGRVMFDGPPAGLTAARVRDIYGVSEDEFEASPEMGARLTPTAPLAAPLPA
- a CDS encoding EamA family transporter produces the protein MPLWIAATLSAALFQCWRTALQQRLRGTLSVNGAGVVRYLYGVPFGLLLLGGYALGTGQGLPAIGGGAFLGWAALGGLGQIIGTNLLIMSFGPRGFAVGTAYSKTEAVQGAVLALILLGERVSWLSALGIAVGVGGVLYLSLAGRNLSGMALLRATVQPAALCGFGAGTGFALTSIFIKSANLALDHPDPVLRALVTLCVANAMQTVMQGAWLAWREPEQFRAVFRSWRSSLPVGALSACGSACWFSGFALAPVAMVRALGQVEIVFTLLFSRFYLKETLKRQEVAGALAIVGGVVLLLLGTVR
- a CDS encoding 2-aminoethylphosphonate--pyruvate transaminase, with the protein product MLLLIPGPVQTRPDVRAAMAVDIAPWDNDFKARYAAIRDTVRDIAGGVAGEHACLPLQGAGHFITEAAIRTFVPAGRKLLVVMNGSYAERMARLAREAGREVVALAVPDFRSVTPGEVADALAADPAIGHVGVVYSETGSGIVNDVVALGAAVRAAGRRMIVDAVSAFGALPFDLKAQPEVDAVVFTSNKCIEGLPGIAFAVSPIARVLECAGNAGSWSFDLSDVYATAMKAGWGSFRFTPPVQALHAFGVALDIFQKEGGQPARLARYRENARLLHEGVQALGMRPYLDWAHQGPIIVTVHQPADPAFTLLDFVERLKKHGVLISNFHNTPVPSLRIGCIGDVHADDIRFALCAIGTVLDEMGVARRQAA
- a CDS encoding catalase family protein, giving the protein MADQRPPIRYSDSIETRPEGEDRAIEGIIASMTQETRTVAEREKHAVRASHAKASAVLKGTLTVLDGLPPELRQGLFANPGRHDVAVRLAQGPGEDLDDSVSTHRGMAIKVFGVEGEKLPGHENGQTQDFVLATGPVFPNADAAGFLTAIKGLEKGAGMPQGVKAAVSTVAGAVNKVVKAVTGGDSPLLDFFGHSPRHPLVDSYYSQAALRYGDHVAKIAAVPVSAGQAALGDDPLDTSKNPNTFRDATVDYFTREDAEFEIRVQLCTDLDSMPVEDASVEWPEEQSPYRAVARLRLPRQPAMSPARHAYMNERMSFRPAHSLAAHRPLGSLMRARLRTYAALAATRQRMNGTQPAEPRDISQIPD